The Arachis duranensis cultivar V14167 chromosome 2, aradu.V14167.gnm2.J7QH, whole genome shotgun sequence genome has a window encoding:
- the LOC107473388 gene encoding uncharacterized protein LOC107473388 has protein sequence MEETEACVNHSPLILLKQGAEARVFESNFVGRRSVIKERFSKKYRHPTLDTKLTLRRLNAEARCMTKARKLGVCTPALYAVDTVLNTLTFEYVEGPSLKEVLLEFGLKGVVEERLDDIASQVGDAIGKLHDGGLIHGDLTTSNMLLKSGTNQLVLIDFGLSFTSTLPEDKAVDLYVLERALLSMHSSCGNVMDRILAAYRKSSKQWSSTLNKLAQVRQRGRKRTMVG, from the exons ATGGAGGAGACTGAAGCTTGTGTAAACCACAGCCCGCTCATTCTGTTAAAGCAAGGTGCTGAAGCT AGGGTTTTTGAGTCCAATTTTGTGGGAAGGAGGTCTGTTATCAAGGAACGCTTCTCAAAGAAGTATAGGCATCCCACTTTGGATACTAAGCTTACCCTTAGGCGCTTAAATGCT GAGGCTAGGTGCATGACCAAAGCGAGAAAGCTTGGGGTTTGTACTCCTGCACTCTATGCCGTGGATACTGTGTTGAACACTTTAACTTTTGAGTATGTTGAGGGCCCTTCCCTCAAAGAAGTACTTCTTGAATTTGGGTTGAAAGGTGTTGTTGAAGAGCGGCTTGATGATATTGCTTCCCAAGTTGGTGATGCAATTGGTAAATTGCATGATGGTGGCCTTATTCATGGTGACTTAACAACATCAAATATGTTGCTGAAGAGTGGTACCAATCAATTG GTCCTAATTGACTTTGGATTGAGCTTCACTTCAACTCTACCAGAAGATAAAGCTGTTGATTTGTATGTTCTGGAAAGAGCTCTTCTTTCAATGCATTCGTCATGTGGGAATGTG ATGGATCGGATACTTGCTGCATACCGCAAGTCATCAAAGCAGTGGTCATCCACATTGAATAAACTTGCTCAAG TGCGACAAAGAGGGCGAAAGAGGACCATGGTTGGATGA
- the LOC107473389 gene encoding uncharacterized protein LOC107473389 yields MKRTMPWSDDDDDSSGDESPASHSDSDNDNEASGKKSKGKSGKQKSVAIDFEALRRHGYKGGPSVLRVPPPKEGDTKQDWSWSTGRDKRDSKETEESYEQRQKTREAISTGEQLATVQTRNDKKNLSFSQKEKRKRELGQASRGKSYVEEEKRLLRESGIYSGFDS; encoded by the exons ATGAAGAGGACAATGCCATggagtgatgatgatgatgactccTCGGGTGACGAGTCGCCGGCTTCACATTCCGACTCTGACAATGATAATGAAGCCAGTGGGAAGAAATCAAAAG GAAAATCTGGGAAGCAGAAAAGTGTTGCAATTGACTTTGAAGCTCTGAGGCGGCATGGATATAAAGGTGGACCGTCGGTATTGAGGGTACCCCCGCCGAAAGAAGGCGACACAAAGCAGGATTGGTCTTGGTCCACCGGAAGAGACAAGCGTGACAGCAAGGAAACTGAAGAATCGTACGAACAGCGACAGAAAACAAGAGAGGCTATATCGACTGGAGAGCAGCTGGCGACTGTTCAGACTCGGAACGATAAgaagaatctttcattctctcAGAAGGAAAAGAGGAAAAGAGAACTTGGTCAGGCAAGTAGAGGGAAAAGTTAtgttgaagaagagaagaggttGTTGAGGGAAAGTGGTATATATTCTGGTTTTGATTCTTGA